The Bdellovibrio sp. GT3 genome contains the following window.
CTAGTGAGTTTCGCAGCGCTAGGGTCTTTGGAACCAGCTCTCCGATGACCACGCTTAAATAAGTGATTGGCAAGACTACCGAAGCAATGGCAAGGGCGTCAGCGGTGTTCGGAGATACTTTGAACAAATCGATGTAAATCGGCGAAAGAGCTTCCTCGGCTCCAGCACCACCCACTGCGGCCGCGATGGCGCCTACGACCGTGATACCGATTTGAATGACGGACAGGGTGCGCTCGGGATTCGCTTTAAGTTTTAAAAGGATTCTTGCGCGACCGTCTTTACTGGCAATCTTTTGCAGCTGCACTTTTCGTACAGTTACAAAAGCCATTTCGGCTCCAGACAGCAACATGTTCACAAATAGACAAAGAAGTACGACTATCAACTCAGCCATTTAGACCTTCAAGGTTAAAGATCAAAACGGTATTCATCAGGGGCATGGGTAAGGGATCAGGATTCATAGATGTTGAATCTACCAAAAAACGAACCCGATTCAAAGATTAAACCGGGTTTAGATTGTTGGATTTCTGTTAGTTAAATAGATCGGAGTATGAAGTTGAACGAGCGCATCATGGAACTGAACGCCTGACGCTTATTTATGAAGCCCAGATAAGAAAAGTTTCTAACTAATGGTAAGTCCAACTCTTCCTCGCTGTGCCCAGTGTAAATAACTACCGGGATCGTCTTTTTGATTTTGTTAACTTTCTTTTCAGTTAACAAGCGGTCCATCAATAAAAGAGTGTCGCGTCCACCCATTTGCGGCATTTGCCAATCCAAAACCACAAGGTCATAGGGTTTGCTTGCAAGCAGAGGGATGGCATCCTGTCCGTCAAACGCCATTGTGACGTCGCATTTGTAGTGATCCAAAATATGGGACATCAGCTTTACGGAATCCAGGCTGTCATCGATCACAAGCACGCGGGGAATGCGTTGTTTTTCTAAAGCTGTTGAAGAAGTGGTATCTAACACCATAAAAGATCTCCTGTATAAGTCTTACTTTCTCCATTTGAACCGAAGTAAAACTGAGAATCTTCTAAAAGAAGGTGTCTGACGGGATCTTAATAAAACGGCTGTCGAAATACAGAGAGAGCTCTGGTTTCGACAGCCTTAAGGCTTAAGAAGCGAGTTTGAAATGCTGAGTTATTACGCAAGTTCTTTGCGAGTTTGCTCGGAAACCACAGTTTCGCGAACCACCACCACTTTGATTTGTCCTGGGTAATTACACTCTTCCTCGATGCGAGCTGCAATTTTTTTAGACAAATCCAGTGCGTGCAAATCGTCAATTTTTTTACCGTTCACAAGGACGCGACATTCGCGTCCGCCACTGAGTACAAAACAATCTGTCACACCAGGGAAGCTGCGAGCAATATCCTGAAGCTCAGAAACTTTTTGGTTGTAAGACTCAATGGTTGAGCGACGTGCCCCTGGGCGTGCGCCAGAAACAGCATCGGCGGCGATAACCAGAAAGGCATGATCGGTGGATGGTTGTTCGTCAAAGTGATGGGCCTTAACCGCATGAACAATGTCCGGGGCTTCGCCACGGGCCGCGATAAAGTCAGCGCCGATCACGGCATGTCCACCTTCTTGAACGTGGTCCATGGATTTACCGATATCGTGAAGCATGCCCACGCGGCGCGCTTTTTTGATGTCAATACCAAGTTCCGCAGCCATAAGGCCGGCAAGCCAACCCACTTCTCCGCAGTGGAAGTATTGGTTTTGCGTGAAGGAATAGCGATAGCGCAAAGATCCCATCATCTGGCGGATTTCCGCATTCAGACCTTCAAGCTTAAGCTCTTTAGCCAAAGAGTCGCCATCATGTTTGATGTTTTTGAAAAGTTCTTTCTTCTGGTTCTCAGCAATTTTTTTGATGAAATCCGGAGTGATGCTTTTCTTTTCTTTAAAGATTCTTTCAAGCGTTCTACGAGTCAGTTCACGGCGAACAGGATCGAAGCCGGCAACGCCGACCATTTCCATGCCTTCTTCCACGATAATGTCGCAACCGCAGCTGTCCT
Protein-coding sequences here:
- a CDS encoding Rnase Y domain-containing protein, with translation MTALIATALVGIIAGGVLGWALHKLNVARTLRLAREEAQEIVDEAKETIELKELEQKERIQEIEMEMWTKVEPDMLKSEGRIEDLQEVANEKKAKADSIVQEEKKKLQERETDVKAQEQVLRGQEAELGKIKDSQKVLNQEFVQKLTAKLGTSAEDFKNQLKTSMEEEAVRRAARMAQEHEEDAKEHAETRAKKVLALVIDRFARPYCAERGIGAVNFPDAHVRKLFVDPAGANIKAVQDSCGCDIIVEEGMEMVGVAGFDPVRRELTRRTLERIFKEKKSITPDFIKKIAENQKKELFKNIKHDGDSLAKELKLEGLNAEIRQMMGSLRYRYSFTQNQYFHCGEVGWLAGLMAAELGIDIKKARRVGMLHDIGKSMDHVQEGGHAVIGADFIAARGEAPDIVHAVKAHHFDEQPSTDHAFLVIAADAVSGARPGARRSTIESYNQKVSELQDIARSFPGVTDCFVLSGGRECRVLVNGKKIDDLHALDLSKKIAARIEEECNYPGQIKVVVVRETVVSEQTRKELA
- a CDS encoding response regulator yields the protein MVLDTTSSTALEKQRIPRVLVIDDSLDSVKLMSHILDHYKCDVTMAFDGQDAIPLLASKPYDLVVLDWQMPQMGGRDTLLLMDRLLTEKKVNKIKKTIPVVIYTGHSEEELDLPLVRNFSYLGFINKRQAFSSMMRSFNFILRSI